The genomic window CACTGCCGAAACCCTGGTTCTGGGTGTGGTCCGGAGTAACGATACAACTCAATGGTCTGACGTTCAAGCCCGCCTGACCCGGACTGGCGTGGCCTATCGAGTTGTGGAGCCAGAGCAATTCCAGACCCTGCAAGCGCTACAGACCCTTTTGGGTAACCAGGGCGTACTGTTTTTGCCCAACCAATCGCTGTTGAGTGCTGAGCAAGTTGAAGTTTTGCGCCAGTGGCTACAAGGCGGTGGCCGCCTGATTGTCAGTGGTCCTGTGGGTAGCCGCTCGTCGCAGTTTGTACAGCAGTCCTTGCGCAGTTTACTGGGAGCTTACTGGTCATCTAGCCTGGATCGCAGTGCAGGTCTATCGGTTCGGCGCGAGTTTCAGTCTCGTTGGGGCGGGACGGCAGATACCCCCCCAGAGGCTGGCTTGCAGGGGGGCGTTTTGATTCCCACGGGTCTCGATAGCCAAACAGTCGCTGCCTGGGATCAGCAGGGAAAGCCGCCTGCGGTCGTGGCCACCCAGCAAGTTGCATTTCTTGGCTGGCAATGGGGAACCAATACCCCAATCATGGCGAACTCAGATGGCCGCTGGTTGCGGGCAGCGTTAGGTTACTTTGGGGCAGACCGGCTGGCTCAGAGTGCGCCGGTGCAGTCCGTTCGTCCGGAACTGGGGCTTGCATCAACCCCCAACCGCATTCAGCTGGGCACTCCCGGAACTAGCCCCGGAACCAGCCCCGCAACCAGTCCTGTAGCTAGACCCCTAACTAGACCTGTCCCTGGCCCTGTAGCTACCCCAACGGCTAGCCGTCGGACACCCACCTTGGCAGAACTGCGACAGTCGCGAACCGCCCCGACTCCATCCCGTCGCGCCGAGCGTCGCACACCGACCCTAGCAGAATTGCGAGGCCTGCGACTTGGTGCTGCTCCGGCCAGCCGTCGAGCGATCAACGATGTACTGGGAACTGCTTCATCGCCGTCTCAGCAGGTTCAACCGACTGAAGACACTGATATTTTGGATCCGAGCTGGATGCAGCCGGAGCCTGTGCCAGCTCCAATTACACCGATCAGCCCCCTGGAATCAATCGCCCTGCGCCGAGAGTTATCGGAACTGCTAGGCCGAGTTGAGAGTGCCCTGGTCAGCCGCGTCGCCAGTAATGCCTCAACTTCAGCAGTTCTACCTGCTGCCGATGATCAGGCGCTCGACCAGGCTCGACGTTTTTTGCAAGACTTCCCTAAGTTAGTCACAGCCGGTCAGTACGCTGAGGCCCGGTTGCAATGGGCTGCAACCCGCGATAGTTTACGCGCCATTTATCCGACAGAGCAGCTGACAGCCTTGCCAGAAGTCCGAGCTATCTGGTTGGACCGGGGCACGATTGTGGAAGCGGGCTCTGAGGCAGGTCTGACTCGGGTCTTTGACCGACTGGCCGCCGCTGGAGTCAACACCGTCTTTTTTGAGACGATGAATGCGGGTTATCCTATTTACCCTAGCCAAGTTGCCCCAGAGCAGAATCCACTGACACGCGGTTGGGATCCCCTGGCGGCGGCTGTGCGCTTAGCTCACGAGCGCAAGATGGAGCTGCATGCCTGGGTCTGGGTCTTCGCTGCTGGCAATGACCGCCACAACGCGCTGCTGGGCTTACCCGCCAACTACCCCGGTCCACTGATTGCCCGCAATCCCGGCTGGGCCAATTTCGACAACCGGGGCAGCTTAGTGCCGCCGGGACAGGGAAAACCCTTTTTAGACCCAGCAAACCCACAGGTGCGCAGCTTTCTGCTGCGGCTATTCCGCGAAATTGCTACCAATTACAAGGTGGATGGCTTGCACCTGGACTATATCCGCTATCCGTTCCAAGACCCTGGCGCTAGGCGTACCTATGGTTACGGTCAAGCGGCACGAGAGCAATTCCGGCAAATTAGCGGTGTTGATCCACTAACGATTACGCCTGCTGACCGCTCACTGTGGTGGTTGTGGACCGAGTTCCGCACCGAGCAAGTCAATCAGTTTGTGGCTGAGACCGCCCGCATGGTGCGCAGTGTCCGTCCCAGCCTAATCCTGTCGGCTGCGGTGTTTCCACTTCCTGAACACGACCGCACCCTGGAGTTGCAACAGCATTGGGAAACCTGGGCGCGTAAGGGAGACATTGACTTACTGGTGCCCATGACCTATGCGCTAAGCACCACCCGCTTACAGGCATTGGTAGAACCGTCGCTGGCTCAGGTCCGACAGGCTCCGGTGCTGTTCTTACCCAGCCTGAAGCTGTTAAATCTACCCGAAGCCGAGTTTATCGACCAACTCCAAAGCGTACGTGACTTGCCTGCTGGGGGCTATTCTCTATTTGCCGCGGCTCATCTAAGCGATGGTTTGCAGCAGATCCTCTCGCCAATAGCTTCAACGGCCTGCCCCACGGGTGCAACAACCCCAGTTGCCAGCACCGCTAGTCCCGCTGCTTGTACACCAGCAGGCTTAGATGCAGACGGCAGCATCGTGCCCTATCGTCAGCCATTTGCCGCAGCCCAAGCTCGGTTTAAGGGCTTACGACGCGAGTGGGACTATCTGAATCGCAATAACCAACTTTGGATCCGCGATAACGAACGCACGGCTTGGCGTGAGCAAGCCACCACGCTAGATTCGGCCTTGGGAGCCCTAACGCGCACGCCATCTCGGGCCAATCTAGAGACGGCTCGCACAGCCCTAGCGCAGATGCGCACAGGGCTGAACCGCTGGATGCGTCTGGATGCGCTGGAGCGGCCCTACCGCCTGCGGACCTGGCAGAACCGGCTCGAAGCCCTTGACGCTTTACTGCGTTTTGGCGAACGCACGACCATAGCCCGGTCGAATCGAACCAATCAGGTCAGCGCTGACCCTCAAGCGGAAGTCAGAGTCTGGCCATAAACGCAACCCTCCCGCAGCACACAGGCTTGACAGCGAGGTTTTTGAGCTTTGCAAGTCTGACGTCCGTGCTGAATGAGCAGAACGTGGAAGGGATACACCTGCTCGGGTTGTAGTTGGGCTTGAAGCGCCTGGTGGACAGCAACGCCGCGCTGACGGCTAGGCGCAATCAACCCGAGCCGAGTCGCCACTCGATGAACATGAGTATCCACTGGCAGGACAGGCGCCCCGCAGTGGAACATCAACACGCAGGCAGCAGTCTTGGGACCGATGCCCGGCAGTGATATGAGATAAGCCCAGGCTTTTTCTGGGGGCCATGCACAGAGGAAGTGGCCTTCGATGTCCTGCTGGTCTTGCCAGAAGCGGGCTAGAGTAGTACTAATGTACTGAGCCTTTGTCCGGGCCAGGCCGCAAACCCGGATTGTGGCTTCAAGTTCTAGGCGAGGAAGATGCAACAGCTCACGGGTGTCGGGGAAGCGCTGCTTCAGGGCCGCAAAAGCGCGGCCACTGTTGGTATCGGTGGTGTTCTGGCTGAGAATAGTGCCAATCAACTCATCGGTGGGGGTCCGCCCAGGGTCGGGCGGGACCCAGGTGCGGGGACCATAGGCAAGTTCGAGACGCGTTAGGATCCAAGCGATCCACTCACTCAAGGTAGAACCGAGAGAACTTGATCTACAAATTGCTGGTGATCAACTACCGGTTTAGAGATATAGTCATCAGCGCCACTCGCTTTCAAGAAGTTTTCTCGATCTCCTTGCATCGCGTGAGCTGTCACCAAAATAATCGGCAGTTTAGCCGTAACGGGGTCCGCTTTAAGCATCTGCGTGATCTTAATACCATCAACCGATTTGCCTTGGTAAGTGCTGTGGGCTAGGGAAACATCCATCAAAATGACGTCTATTTCGCCCGCACGCGCAATGGTCATCACTTCCTCAACATCCTCTGTGTGTCTAACCTCCAGGCCGCCCCGTTTGGTCAGAATCTTGGAAAAGACGCGAGCATTAATCGGGTCATCTTCCACAATCAAGACAGTGGTCATGGTGCCTCGCAGCTTGTTCTGGCTATTACTACTGTTATCTGAAGACGAAAGAAGGAAGTGCTCATGGCCAAGCAGTTAAATCTGCAAGAGGGTAAGGTAATCGCCACTGCCTTGCACACCGAAATGCAGCAGTCCTATCTCGAATATGCCATGAGTGTGATCGTGGGGCGGGCACTGCCAGATGTTCGCGATGGCCTTAAACCAGTCCACCGTCGCATCCTCTACGCAATGCACGAGCTGGGGTTGACTCCTGATCGGCCCTATCGTAAGTGCGCTCGTGTGGTTGGCGATGTGCTCGGCAAGTATCACCCGCATGGTGATCAGTCGGTCTATGACGCCCTCGTGCGATTGGTACAAGACTTCTCCAGTCGATATCCATTGCTGGCTGGCCATGGCAATTTTGGCTCAGTAGACAACGATCCGCCAGCAGCAATGCGCTACACGGAGTGTCGTCTAGCTGGGATGGGCCATGAGGTCTTGCTGGACAACATCAGTGAGGCCACAGTTGACTTCACCGATAACTTCGATGGCTCCCAACAAGAGCCTACAGTGCTACCCGCTCAGTTGCCGATTCTGCTCCTGAATGGTTCATCAGGCATTGCAGTGGGCATGGCGACTAACGTGCCGCCTCACAACCTAAATGAGTTGGTAGATGGGCTGATTGCCCTGATCGACAACCCAGAGCTACCCGATGAACGGTTGCTAGAGCTCATTCCCGGTCCTGACTTTCCCACAGGTGGCGAAATTGTGGGTCAGGAGGGCATTCGGGATGCCTATACCACCGGTCGTGGTTCGATTACTCTACGGGGCAGAGCCGAGGTCGAAGAAATTCAGCCCGGACGGGGACGGCATCGGCGCACCGCGGTTGTGATTACCGAGTTTCCCTTTCAGGTCAGCCGCGATAGCTGGATCGAAAAAGTGGCTGACTTGGTTAACCAGGGACGTCTAGACGGCATCGCTGACATCCGCAACGAGTCAGATCGGGACGGCACCCGCGTGGTGATCGAGCTGCGCCGAGAAGCCAATCCACAAAAAGTTCTCAACAGTCTGTACAAGCTGACGCCGCTGCAGGTTAACTTCGGGGCAATTTTGCTGGCTCTCGACGACAACCAGCCGCGTCAGATGAGCCTGCGGGAACTGCTCACTCAGTTTCTCAACTTCCGCATCGAGACCTTGACCCGGCTGTACAGCCACGAGCAGGAGCAAAAGCGGGCTCGGGCGCATGTGGTGGAGGGGCTGTTGCGGGCTCTGTCTGACCTCGATACGGTGATCGATCTGCTGCGTCACGCGCCAGATGGCTCAACCGCTAAAGTTCAGCTGCAAGAGCGGCTCAACCTCAGCGACCGGCAGGCAAGCGAAATTCTGGCCATGCCCTTGCGCCGTCTCACCGGGTTAGAGCGCCAGAACCTACAGACCGAATTTCAAGAACTCAACGGCCGGCTTCGGGAGCTGGAGCGTCTGCTGGGCAGCCGCAACGAGTTGCTGAAAGTGCTCAAGAAAGACCTGCGTGGGCTCAAACGCAAACACGGCGATCAGCGACGCACCGTGATTAGCGGAGCCGTCACTGTCTCCTTTGAGGAAGAGCACGAAGACATTCCCGATGTGCCCTCGCTGCTGCAGTTCACCCACCGAGGCTATGTGCGACGCTCTGAAGTGGGACCGAGACGGGGCCGACCGCCCAAGGAGGTCAACCCTGAGGAAGCGGAAGATTTTGTTGTGGAAACTCAGGTCGGCAGTAGTCGGGATGATCTGTTGCTACTGACCCGGAGCGGCCGTGCATTCTCATTGAAGGTAGCCGAGGTGCCACTGACCAGCGGACGCTCTCGCGGGACTCCGTTGATTGGCCTGCTACCTCAGGGCGAACCAATTGTGGCTCGGTTTACGGAAGGAACCTACAGTGAAAGCACCTGCCTACTCCTACTAACGCGGCAGGGACGGATCAAGCGGGTGCCGCTGGCAGAGTTCAACGAGTTGACCGGACGCGGCTTGAGCACCTTGAAGCTCAAAGATGACGACGAACTAATTTGGGCAGCCCGGGTGCATACCGGCGACCAAGTAGTACTAGCAACCTCAGGCGGGCGATTACTGCGCTTGATGGCTGATGAAGAGCAGATTCCCTTAATGGGTCGTACGGCGATGGGTAACCAGGCTCTGCGCCTGCGCCAAGGGGAGGGCTTGATCGGAGCAGCGGTCGTTCGTGAATCAACTGAGTTAGCGTTGGTCACGCAGAAGGGCTACGCCAAGCGGCTGCGCGCCAGTCTCTTGCGTCTCTCGCAACGCGGTGATCTCGGTGTTCAGGTGCTGCCATTCAGTCTCAAAACCGATGCACTTATGGGCATTGCTGCTGTCACCCCCGAAACGGAACTGCTACTGACCACCGATGCCCCTCGCTTACTGCGCTTATCGGCCCAAACAATACCGCCGCTAGGCCGAGACGCAGAGGGACGTCGTGTGGTTCAAACCAACAAAAGTGAAAAGCTAACCGAGCTAACGGTGATGGCAGTCGAAGTGGGACCTGAAGGGTAGGCAGTTGCATGAGTTCTGCATAAGCTTATGACTTCAGACCACCACTGGCTTTCCTCGGTTCTGATGCCGCAGCGCTTCAGAGCGCTTTGCTTGCTGCTCTTGAGCCTGGTTTTGATCCAGAGTTGTCGTCCAGAAGACCCGCCGCTCTCAGGAGCAGAAGTAACGCCAGTTAAGCTTCAAGATGCCGATGAAGGCCAGGATCTGGCCAATTATTTGATCAACTTTCCCCACTACCCTGGCGCAACCCCCTATCGGCTCGGCCTAGGTCCTCTATCCGGGGAGCAGGTCATTTGGAGCGACCAAACTCCTGACGACCCCAAACAGGTGCAGCAGTACCTCCTAAAGGCCCTAGTGCTCAATGGCTATAGCGTCTTACCTGTCGCCAGTTCTGAGCAGGGAGTGATTGCTGCCGTGTCGCGCCAGAGCGTTCGGCGTTATCTGTTCGTAGGCTTGCAAAATCCTACCGTCATTTCCCTACAGGACTTACCCAGCCTAGATGCACAGGTAGACCGACGGCGTTTCGTCCAAGAATTTCCCAAGTATCCGAGAGCAGCTGAGGCGGCAAAGCCCAATTCGAAAACGGGTCTGATTTGGTCAATTGCCAGCCGCGATAGCGCTCAGATGGTGCAGGAGTTTTACCAAACTCAACTGGCACGGCGCGGCTTTACCCTCCTGTCTCGCAGCAATTCCGGTGGAAGTATTCGGTTCGAGGTTAGCCGCTACCGGCAGCGCTATGACCTGCTAATTAGTGGCAACTCGCCCACACAGATTGTGTTGCAGGAACCTCAGACTGAGGCATCTATGGCACAGTAGAGCACAAAGCGTGAGGGCAGTGAGGCGATGGATGGACAGCAGCCTTTCTGGAGAGTTTTCGGTTGGCACAAGGCCAGCAGCCAGGCAATAGGACTGACGCTGTTGGGGAATTTATGGCTGGGATGCTTATTCCTACGAGTAGAACCGGGAGCAGCTCAAACTTCGCAACCACCCACTCCAACGGAACAGGTTGGTAGGCAGTCTGCTCAGCAGTGGTTTGAGCAGGGCAACCGCCATATCGAGCAGGGCAACTTACCCCAGGCAACTGCTGCGTTTCGGCGGGCAATCGAACTTGATGCCCGCCTAGCCCCGGCTCACTACAATCTAGGTTTGGCACTGCGCCAACAGGGCGATCTACAGGGAGCAGTGAATAGCTTCTATCAGGCGGTGCGCAATCAGCCCAATTTCGCTCTGGCTTACGCCAATCTAGGAGCAGCCCTACTGGAAGGGGGGAATCTGGACCAAGCAGCTGCCTACCTCCAACGGGGCATCCAGATCGATCCTAATTTGGGTCTAGCTCAGTACAACTTGGGCTTGGTCTATCAGCGCCAAGGCCGCTTTGACCAGGCAATTGCAGCTCTGCAACAGGCCGTTCGGTTGAGCCCAGGAGCGGCCGAGCCGCCTTATTACCTTGGCCTCGCCTATCAAGGCAAAGGTCAGTTGCCTGAAGCTGCCACTGCCTTTCGTCAGTCTCTGGCGGCGAATCGCAATGCGCCCACCGCTCACTATGGCCTGGGCTCAGTTCTGTTTCAGCAAGGAGATCTCAACGGTGCCCTCGCCGCCTTTCGCGAGGCGACCCGCCTCGATCCCAACTATGCCAATGCCTACTATGCTGCGGGGTTAGTATTTGCCCAGCAGGGACAGGCAGCACAAGCAGCCCAGGTCCTTAACTACGCCCGTAGCCTGTTCAATGCTCAGGGCAATGCTCAATGGACAAGGCTGACTGAAACTCAGCTCCAGCGCCTTCAGGGGGGCCAAGCTGGACAAGCTCCAGCCTCACCTGCGGGAGCCAGTTCTCCCTAAAACCAGATCTCTAGAACTAGCACTTCGAGTCAAAACGCTGAGATTGATTTTCCCGGCTCCTCAGCGACTTTATAGAATCGTCAGTGGATCCACATCAATGGTCAGACTGACGCCAGTCGCACACAGATTGCGCAACGCTATTAAATCGGGAAACTCGCTTGTGTCACGGGGAAGCTTGAGCAGCACCTGCCAGCGATAGCGTCGAGCTACCCGAGGCACCAGAGCTGGCGCGGGACCGAGCACATCACAAAAAGCTGCATCCCGGACTGTCTGAGCCACTAGTGTTGCACTCTCTGCTACCGCACCGCCATCTGGCCCACTTATACGCAGTAGGACCAAACGGCTGAAGGGAGGGTAAAGCTGGTCCGCTCGCTCCTGCAACTCTGCCCGCATAAAGCTCAGCAACTCATGGGCCTGCACAGCTTGAATGACTGGGTGCTCTGGTGTGTAGGTTTGCAGAATGACCCGTCCTGGCTCTTCACCGCGCCCGGCCCGTCCTGCAACTTGAGTCAAAGTTTGAAAGGCACGCTCTGCCGCTCGGAAGTCAGCAAAATTAAGCAAGCCATCTGCCGAGACCACACCAACTAGCGTCACCTGCGGCAGATCAATGCCCTTGGTCAACATCTGGGTACCCACCAGCACATCAGCCTCACCGCTTGCAAAGCGTCCCAGCAGTTGGGCATGTGCCCCTTTATTACGGGTGGTGTCGCTGTCGTAGCGGATCACGCGCAGATCAGGAAACAATTGAGCTAGCTCTTGCACAACTCGTTGGGTGCCGCTGCCAAAATGACGGAAGTAGGGTGATTCACACTGCGGGCACTCAGGCGGATGACCCTGGCTATGACCACAGTAGTGACAACGCAGAAGCGGCTTGGCGTTGAGATGAGGATGGTGAAAAGCCAGCGAGACATCGCAATTCGGGCACTCCATCACAAAGCCACAGGCGCGACAGGAGACAAAGGTGCTGTGACCGCGACGGTGAATAAATAAAATTCCCTGCTGCCGTCGCTCCTGCAGCTCCCACAAAGCCGCTTGCAAGCGCTGGCTAAAAATTGAGCGATTGCTGGCTCGAAACTCCGAGCGCATATCCACCACCTCAACCGGCGGCAGTGGCCGTTGACCGACCCGATGCGGCAAGCTCAGATAGGTAGGTACGTCAAGTGGTTCAGTGGCGTCCCCTACCACCTGCTGCCAGGTTTCCAGGGCTGGGGTCGCTGAGCCTAGTACCAGTGGGCATTGGTCCAGCTCCGACCGCCAGCGAGCAACTAAACCAGCGTGGTAGCAAGGCTGGGGCTGATCCTGCTTAAACGAAGCGTCATGTTCTTCGTCCAGCACAATCAAGCCCAAATTGGGTAAGGGTGCAAACACCGCTGAGCGAGTGCCAATCACTACCCAAGTCCGGCCGGAGAGCATCTGCCGCCAAGTGTCATAACGCTCCCCATCGGAGAGAGCACTGTGATACACCTGCACCGCATCCCCAAACCGGGCTCGAAAGCGGTCTGTGAGTTGAGGAGTGAGACCGATCTCAGGTACCAGCACCAAGGCCGAGCGGCCAGATTGCAAAATGGGCGCGATTGCCTGGAGGTAAACTTCAGTTTTGCCCGAACCGGTAATGCCATGCAGCAGCACTTGTGCTGAACCCTGCAAGCCCTGAATCGCCTCAAGGGCCTGAGCCTGGTGGAAAGTTAGCCGCTTAGCGCTATCGGACACAGGGGTTGCCCCTGGTAGACCGCTCCGCAACACCTCCCGGTCCTGTAAGCTAACGTAGCCCTTACGCTCCAGGGCTTTCAGCACAGCTGAGGTAGTATGACAGGCTTGCAATAGCTCACTGGCCCAGAGATCCCCCCCCTGTCGTCGCAGCACCTCCAACACTTCGCGCTGCCGTGGGCTGAGGTCCATCACAGCATCGCTGGCCCGGACTAGAGTTACAGCCTGACGAGTCTTAGGGCGGGGTGGCTCTGGGGCAGCTAGATAACTGTCTACCCAGCGCCGTTGCAACAACTCCCGCAGCCCCCGCTCGGCGCCCGGTACAGCTTTGCGCAGATGGTTCCAGGCACAATCCTGGCCCACAGTTTGTTGGAGATAGCTGATTAGGGCGCGGCCTGCAGGGCTCAGAAAAGTTTCAGCCCCCGGTGGCATTACCCCCATTTGGCAGCGGATCCGGCGCTGCGCGCGGGCCAGCAGTCCCGGCGGCAAGGCCACGCGCACGGCTTGCACGAGCGGTGTGCAGTAGTAGGCAGCAACCCGCTCTAGCAGAATCCAAAACGGAGCTGAAAAAAAACTGGGGCTGACCACCTCAACAACCAGCCGAATCTGAGTAGATGTCAGCTCAGTCGGTAATTGGCTCAGACAACGTACAACGATTCCGCCAACCTGGCTGCTGCTAAAGGGAACCGAAACGATGTCCCCTGTGCTGACCTTCAAACCAGGTGGCACTGCATAAGTATAGAGATCTTGAACCCCTGCGCAGTCTACCAATACCTCGACCCAAGCCACCGGTGGTACAGGGGGCTTGGGTTCAATAGATTCAGCGAGGCAAAGGGCGAGCTGGGCTGGGTCGCTCATGGCACACCACAAACTCACTGCCACTTAAGGATAGGGCTCTAAGCGGCTTTGCGGTAGATATAGTGTTTCCCGGAGTTCCAAAGCTGCTCAAACACTAGTGCTGCCTTTATGGAGTCGCAGTACCAGGGGTTCTCGCTGCTTGAGGCACCGCTGGGCTTGCCGTTGAAGCTGGGAGGCTAGTAGGAGCCCTCGGCACGGGACTATTGGTATAGCTACTGGCTGGATTAGCAAATCCAGGTCGATAGGTCAAAGGCTTATAACTACTGCTTGAGCCTGGGACGGAGGTTGAGCTTGGCGCTCCTCCCGAAACTCCAGTCGAGGGTGCAGTAGTTGAGCCGGTAAAGCCAGCGGAACCAGTAGACCCAGCTGAACCAGACGGGGAAGAACTGGTGGAACTGCCAGACTGGGCAGCAGGGGCAGGTTGGCTTATGCCACTTTGCACGGGCCCTGTCTGGATTGGACCAGCATTGATCGGGCCACTGTCTAAAGGTCCAGCGGGTAAGGGACCGGTCTGGATAGTACTGGATGCGTTAGGCGCCGGAGCAACTGGGACAGCTGAGCCTGCCGCTGTCGAACCTGCCGCCGCTGAACCGGGTAGCTGATAGTTGCGACGATAGGGCTCAAACGGATCGACCACACCGCTACTACCAGCCGCAGGGGCAGGTTCAGTATCTGAGAACAAATTGTCAAGGCCCAAATCTACGTTTTGCCTGGCTGGCAAATTGTTCCCAGTTTGATTGGCCCCATTTGCCGGATTAGGTTGACGCTGATCGCGTTGCTGGGGAACTAGACTCTTGGAGGCCCGAACTGGCGTAAACTTATCGCTTTCTGCTTTGACCACACGGGTGGCATTGAGATACCAAAGCGCCCCCATGCCAGAGCCCAACATGACCAGCATCACGAGAAAGGTTGGATTTCCCAACAAACGGCTCAGCAGACGAGATAACTTATTCGTCCTTCGCCCTGAACGGCTTGCAGCCGTTCGCGTTCCGTTGAATAGGCTACTCAGTTTCATGGAGACCCGGGAGCTCAGCTGCCCCCAGTCTAGCTGCTACAGAGCAGCTGGCAAGCTGAAACCGTATAAACCCGCAAGTTCCTGCTCAGAATGATCACCCGTAGATTTACACCTCAGCCTCCGGAGCAGTTGGCTCCTGAGCGTGCAACTGGCTGAGGAGCCAATTGGCAGCAGTGGCCCGACGAGTCTTGCGAGGTACCAGTTCACTCACTTTGTAACCGGCAAAGCCCAAATCCTCTTTGAGCAATTGCTTGTGGGCAGCAGGAATCGAGCGAGTCAATTTAACGGTCGCGGGACGGCTAGCGATAAAATCAGGCGGTTCTGGGTATTC from Leptolyngbya sp. FACHB-261 includes these protein-coding regions:
- a CDS encoding family 10 glycosylhydrolase; amino-acid sequence: MPLDRQVWRRRGLLSACTVLTLNSLGAGLGASASEPPVFPIEANASASVIAQTPGDTAETLVLGVVRSNDTTQWSDVQARLTRTGVAYRVVEPEQFQTLQALQTLLGNQGVLFLPNQSLLSAEQVEVLRQWLQGGGRLIVSGPVGSRSSQFVQQSLRSLLGAYWSSSLDRSAGLSVRREFQSRWGGTADTPPEAGLQGGVLIPTGLDSQTVAAWDQQGKPPAVVATQQVAFLGWQWGTNTPIMANSDGRWLRAALGYFGADRLAQSAPVQSVRPELGLASTPNRIQLGTPGTSPGTSPATSPVARPLTRPVPGPVATPTASRRTPTLAELRQSRTAPTPSRRAERRTPTLAELRGLRLGAAPASRRAINDVLGTASSPSQQVQPTEDTDILDPSWMQPEPVPAPITPISPLESIALRRELSELLGRVESALVSRVASNASTSAVLPAADDQALDQARRFLQDFPKLVTAGQYAEARLQWAATRDSLRAIYPTEQLTALPEVRAIWLDRGTIVEAGSEAGLTRVFDRLAAAGVNTVFFETMNAGYPIYPSQVAPEQNPLTRGWDPLAAAVRLAHERKMELHAWVWVFAAGNDRHNALLGLPANYPGPLIARNPGWANFDNRGSLVPPGQGKPFLDPANPQVRSFLLRLFREIATNYKVDGLHLDYIRYPFQDPGARRTYGYGQAAREQFRQISGVDPLTITPADRSLWWLWTEFRTEQVNQFVAETARMVRSVRPSLILSAAVFPLPEHDRTLELQQHWETWARKGDIDLLVPMTYALSTTRLQALVEPSLAQVRQAPVLFLPSLKLLNLPEAEFIDQLQSVRDLPAGGYSLFAAAHLSDGLQQILSPIASTACPTGATTPVASTASPAACTPAGLDADGSIVPYRQPFAAAQARFKGLRREWDYLNRNNQLWIRDNERTAWREQATTLDSALGALTRTPSRANLETARTALAQMRTGLNRWMRLDALERPYRLRTWQNRLEALDALLRFGERTTIARSNRTNQVSADPQAEVRVWP
- the nth gene encoding endonuclease III, with protein sequence MSEWIAWILTRLELAYGPRTWVPPDPGRTPTDELIGTILSQNTTDTNSGRAFAALKQRFPDTRELLHLPRLELEATIRVCGLARTKAQYISTTLARFWQDQQDIEGHFLCAWPPEKAWAYLISLPGIGPKTAACVLMFHCGAPVLPVDTHVHRVATRLGLIAPSRQRGVAVHQALQAQLQPEQVYPFHVLLIQHGRQTCKAQKPRCQACVLREGCVYGQTLTSA
- the priA gene encoding primosomal protein N' — translated: MSDPAQLALCLAESIEPKPPVPPVAWVEVLVDCAGVQDLYTYAVPPGLKVSTGDIVSVPFSSSQVGGIVVRCLSQLPTELTSTQIRLVVEVVSPSFFSAPFWILLERVAAYYCTPLVQAVRVALPPGLLARAQRRIRCQMGVMPPGAETFLSPAGRALISYLQQTVGQDCAWNHLRKAVPGAERGLRELLQRRWVDSYLAAPEPPRPKTRQAVTLVRASDAVMDLSPRQREVLEVLRRQGGDLWASELLQACHTTSAVLKALERKGYVSLQDREVLRSGLPGATPVSDSAKRLTFHQAQALEAIQGLQGSAQVLLHGITGSGKTEVYLQAIAPILQSGRSALVLVPEIGLTPQLTDRFRARFGDAVQVYHSALSDGERYDTWRQMLSGRTWVVIGTRSAVFAPLPNLGLIVLDEEHDASFKQDQPQPCYHAGLVARWRSELDQCPLVLGSATPALETWQQVVGDATEPLDVPTYLSLPHRVGQRPLPPVEVVDMRSEFRASNRSIFSQRLQAALWELQERRQQGILFIHRRGHSTFVSCRACGFVMECPNCDVSLAFHHPHLNAKPLLRCHYCGHSQGHPPECPQCESPYFRHFGSGTQRVVQELAQLFPDLRVIRYDSDTTRNKGAHAQLLGRFASGEADVLVGTQMLTKGIDLPQVTLVGVVSADGLLNFADFRAAERAFQTLTQVAGRAGRGEEPGRVILQTYTPEHPVIQAVQAHELLSFMRAELQERADQLYPPFSRLVLLRISGPDGGAVAESATLVAQTVRDAAFCDVLGPAPALVPRVARRYRWQVLLKLPRDTSEFPDLIALRNLCATGVSLTIDVDPLTIL
- a CDS encoding DUF1823 family protein, giving the protein MSSLPPLTRETIWAILTDTIDDATLNRLLWHYLGYRQNLTDGNWDTGAVVPEWRDEYPEPPDFIASRPATVKLTRSIPAAHKQLLKEDLGFAGYKVSELVPRKTRRATAANWLLSQLHAQEPTAPEAEV
- the gyrA gene encoding DNA gyrase subunit A, yielding MAKQLNLQEGKVIATALHTEMQQSYLEYAMSVIVGRALPDVRDGLKPVHRRILYAMHELGLTPDRPYRKCARVVGDVLGKYHPHGDQSVYDALVRLVQDFSSRYPLLAGHGNFGSVDNDPPAAMRYTECRLAGMGHEVLLDNISEATVDFTDNFDGSQQEPTVLPAQLPILLLNGSSGIAVGMATNVPPHNLNELVDGLIALIDNPELPDERLLELIPGPDFPTGGEIVGQEGIRDAYTTGRGSITLRGRAEVEEIQPGRGRHRRTAVVITEFPFQVSRDSWIEKVADLVNQGRLDGIADIRNESDRDGTRVVIELRREANPQKVLNSLYKLTPLQVNFGAILLALDDNQPRQMSLRELLTQFLNFRIETLTRLYSHEQEQKRARAHVVEGLLRALSDLDTVIDLLRHAPDGSTAKVQLQERLNLSDRQASEILAMPLRRLTGLERQNLQTEFQELNGRLRELERLLGSRNELLKVLKKDLRGLKRKHGDQRRTVISGAVTVSFEEEHEDIPDVPSLLQFTHRGYVRRSEVGPRRGRPPKEVNPEEAEDFVVETQVGSSRDDLLLLTRSGRAFSLKVAEVPLTSGRSRGTPLIGLLPQGEPIVARFTEGTYSESTCLLLLTRQGRIKRVPLAEFNELTGRGLSTLKLKDDDELIWAARVHTGDQVVLATSGGRLLRLMADEEQIPLMGRTAMGNQALRLRQGEGLIGAAVVRESTELALVTQKGYAKRLRASLLRLSQRGDLGVQVLPFSLKTDALMGIAAVTPETELLLTTDAPRLLRLSAQTIPPLGRDAEGRRVVQTNKSEKLTELTVMAVEVGPEG
- a CDS encoding lipopolysaccharide assembly protein LapB, whose protein sequence is MDGQQPFWRVFGWHKASSQAIGLTLLGNLWLGCLFLRVEPGAAQTSQPPTPTEQVGRQSAQQWFEQGNRHIEQGNLPQATAAFRRAIELDARLAPAHYNLGLALRQQGDLQGAVNSFYQAVRNQPNFALAYANLGAALLEGGNLDQAAAYLQRGIQIDPNLGLAQYNLGLVYQRQGRFDQAIAALQQAVRLSPGAAEPPYYLGLAYQGKGQLPEAATAFRQSLAANRNAPTAHYGLGSVLFQQGDLNGALAAFREATRLDPNYANAYYAAGLVFAQQGQAAQAAQVLNYARSLFNAQGNAQWTRLTETQLQRLQGGQAGQAPASPAGASSP
- a CDS encoding response regulator, which encodes MTTVLIVEDDPINARVFSKILTKRGGLEVRHTEDVEEVMTIARAGEIDVILMDVSLAHSTYQGKSVDGIKITQMLKADPVTAKLPIILVTAHAMQGDRENFLKASGADDYISKPVVDHQQFVDQVLSVLP